GATCGCCACGTCGTCCGACCGTCTGGCTTCGGCCTCGGAGGAGTTGCATGCCGTCACTGAGGACACCAGCCGCGGCCTGCAGCAGCAGAGCACGGAAATCGACCAGGCCGCTACGGCGGTCAACCAGATGACCAGTGCCGTCGAGGAAGTCGCGAGCAACGCCGTGAGCACTGCCGAGGCTTCCCAGGGCGCCGACCAGACCACCCGCGACGGCCGCGATCAGGTCAATCAGGCACTCGCTTCGATCCAGCACCTGGTCGACGACGTCACCGGGACCGCTGGGGAAATCGAACAGCTGGCGGCCAGCGCCAACGAGATCACGCGGGTGCTGGATGTGATCGGCGCGATCGCCGGCCAGACCAACCTGCTGGCACTCAATGCCGCCATCGAAGCGGCCCGCGCCGGAGAAGCGGGCCGTGGCTTTGCCGTGGTCGCCGACGAAGTGCGCGCCCTGGCCCACCGTACCCAGCAATCCACCGCGGAGATCGAGCAGATGATCGGCGGTATCCAGAACGGCACCGAACGGGCAGTCAGCGCTATGCACAACAGCCAGGGCCACGCCAGTGGCACCCTGGAGGTGGCGCAATCGGCCGGCCAGGCCCTGGAACTGATCGCCCGCACCATCGCCTCGATCAACCAGCGCAATCTGGTGATCGCCAGCGCCACCGAGCAGCAGGCGCAGGTGGCGCGGGAAGTGGACCGTAACCTGGTGAACATCCGCGCCCTGGCGGTGCAGACGACCACCGGGGCCAACCAAACCAGCGCATCGGCCCAGGACCTGTCGCAACTTGCGCTGGAGCTCAATGGGCTGATAGCGCAATTCAAGGTTTGAACGGCCCGAACACCATCGCGGTATACGCCCGCGATGGTGTTGAAGTGAATCTCAGGACCTGATGCCAAACACCCGCCCCGCCTTTTCCGGCTGGGCCCGTGTCGCCAGGCAGTAATACAGCGGCACCGTCACCAGCAACCCGAACAGCCACGACAGATCGGCCCCTTCGACGATATTCGAGTACGGCCCGACATACAGCGACGTATTGGCGAACGGCAACTGCACCAGGATGCCGCAGGCGTAGGCGATGATCGCGTGGTGGTTGAAGCGCCCGTAGATGCCACCGTCGGCGCGGAAGATCGAGGCGATGTCGTACTCGCCGCGCTTGATCAGGTAGAAGTCCACCAGGTTGATCGACGCCCACGGCACCAGCACCAGCAACAGCGCCAGGATCAGCCCGATGAACTGGCCGATGAAGTCCGCCGAAGCGTTCAACGCCACCAGGGCGCAGCCCACCAGGATCACTCCCGCCAACACCACGCGCAGCCTGATGCTCGGCGTCCAGTGGGCGGCAAAGGTCTGGATCGCGGTGACGATCGACAGCACCGCGCCATACAGGTTGAGCGCGTTGTGGCTGATGATGTTGAGCAGGAACAGCACCATCAGCACCGGGCCCAGCCAACCGGTGGCCTGCTTGACCGCCACCATGGCATCGGTGCCTTCAGGCACGCACAGCACCGCCACCGCACCGAAGCTGAAGCACAGGATGGTGCCCAGGGTGGCCCCGAGGTAGGTGGCCCAGAACGGCTTGGCGATGCCGACTTCACGGGGCAGGTAGCGCGAGTAGTCCGAGGTGTAGGGCGAGAAGCTGATCTGCCAGATGATGCCCAGCGATATCGTGGCGACGAAGCCGGACAAGTTGAACGCACCGCGGCTGAAGAAATCGCCCGGCAGTTCCTGGGCGAACATCATGATGAAGCCGGCCAGCAGCGCCGAGCCCATCACCCAGGTGCCGACGCGGTTCAGCGTGTGGATGAAGCGGTAGCCGATCACCCCGATGGCGGTGGCGCTCAGGGCGCCGATGACGATGGCGCCGGGCATCGGCACGCCGGGGGCGATGCCGTGGATCGACTTGCCGGCCAGGACGATGTTGGAAATGAAGAAACCGACGTAGATCAATGCGGTGAAGAACACGATCAGCAGCGCGCCATAGCGGCCGAACTGGCCGCGGCTCTGCACCATCTGCGGAATGCCCAGCTGCGGCCCCTGCGCCGAGGCCAGGGCGATCACCACCCCGCCCAGCAGATGCCCCAGCACGATGGCCAACAGCCCCCACAGCAAGTTCAGATGGAACACCTGGACCACCATGGCACCGGTGACGATCGGCAGCGGCGCGATGTTGGTGCTGAACCACAGGGTGAAAAGGTCGCGCGCCTTCCCATGGCGCTCGGACGGTGGCACGTAATCGACCGTGTGTTGCTCGACGAGATGGTGTTGCGACGACGGTTGGGACATAGGATTCAGCTCGAAAGGTCGTTTTTATCGTTGTATGGAAACCGCTCGGGGCGGCCTCTCAGCTGAAGACCATATTATGGTATTCCAACAGTTTGACAACACTGAACCGCTCATTTTCAGCGCACCTGATCCGCTCCATGCGCCATCGCGCAGCACAAATGATTACACCAAGGCCAGTGATTACGGGGCTTGCACCGTTTATCGCGAAATCCAGGCCACGGAAAATTCCGCTTGCAATGTAGGTATTACGGTATACCATCAGACACATCAACGATAAAAACCGCGGACCACCGCAGCCTTTCAGAGGTACACGAGATGATCGACGCAACCGTCTACAAGCACGTCCTGGGCTCCTTCCCCTCCGGCGTGACCGTCATCACCACTTTGGACGACGACGGCTCGATCGTCGGCCTCACCGCCAGCGCCTTCTCCTCCCTGTCGATGGACCCGCCGCTGGTGCTGTTTTGCCCCAACTACAGCTCCGACTCCTACCCTGTACTGATGAAGAACAAGCGCTTCGCCATTCACCTGCTCTCCGGTGAACAGCAGGCCGAGGCGTATGCGTTCGCGAAAAAAGGCAAGGACAAGGCCGTCGGCATCGAGTGGACCCTGAGCGAACTGGGCAACCCGATCCTGGCCGGCGCCACCGCCGTGATCGAATGCGAACTGTGGCGTGAATATGAAGGCGGCGACCACGCCATCATGGTCGGCAAGGTACACAACCTGATCGTCCCGCAGGAGGCGCCCCGCCCGATGGTCTATTGCCGCGGCAAGATGGCCAGCCTGCCGGCCTTCGCCTGAACCCTGACGACCGATTCCACTTAGAGCGCCTGCCCCGGCGGGCGACAACAACAAAGCTCCGAGGAAAGCCCCATGAAATTTTCGCTGTTCGTGCACATGGAACGTTGGGATGAGCAGGTCAGCCACCGCCAGCTGTTCGAAGACCTCACCGAATTGACCCTGATGGCCGAAGACGGCGGTTTCAGCACCGTGTGGATCGGCGAACACCACGCCATGGAGTACACCATCTCGCCGAGCCCGATGCCGCTGCTGGCCTACCTCGCAGCGCGCACCGAGAAAATCCGCCTGGGCGCCGGCACCATCATCGCGCCCTTCTGGAATCCGATCCGCGTGGCGGGCGAATGCGCCCTGCTCGACGTCATCAGCAATGGCCGCATGGAAGTGGGCCTGGCCCGTGGCGCCTACCAGTTCGAATTCGACCGCATGGCCGGCGGCATGCCGGCCACCGATGGCGGCAAGGCCCTGCGCGAGATGGTCCCGGCGGTGCGCAAGCTGTGGCAAGGCGACTATGCCCACGAAGGCGAGATCTACAACTTCCCCACCTCCAC
This sequence is a window from Pseudomonas maumuensis. Protein-coding genes within it:
- a CDS encoding methyl-accepting chemotaxis protein; this encodes MKIGKRATSLFTLLAALVLAMGLVALYETRQMNDATDEIRGNWLPAVIALNEITGTLAQERAATLRAALEQDSDDNASISLLNSIEEAVQQDLKDYEKTIAEAQDRSLFSAFAAARQQYTQQQHEVLQHISAGRMTEARRLINGPLIQRADRMMDTLATLVAYNYKGAQTASQRSDAVSDQAFMVIITALVLIVLALVCIATLFTRSIVAPLTEAVAVAERVATGDLTREIAVVGLDEPALLLHALRRMQLSLRDTIGKIATSSDRLASASEELHAVTEDTSRGLQQQSTEIDQAATAVNQMTSAVEEVASNAVSTAEASQGADQTTRDGRDQVNQALASIQHLVDDVTGTAGEIEQLAASANEITRVLDVIGAIAGQTNLLALNAAIEAARAGEAGRGFAVVADEVRALAHRTQQSTAEIEQMIGGIQNGTERAVSAMHNSQGHASGTLEVAQSAGQALELIARTIASINQRNLVIASATEQQAQVAREVDRNLVNIRALAVQTTTGANQTSASAQDLSQLALELNGLIAQFKV
- a CDS encoding purine-cytosine permease family protein; translated protein: MSQPSSQHHLVEQHTVDYVPPSERHGKARDLFTLWFSTNIAPLPIVTGAMVVQVFHLNLLWGLLAIVLGHLLGGVVIALASAQGPQLGIPQMVQSRGQFGRYGALLIVFFTALIYVGFFISNIVLAGKSIHGIAPGVPMPGAIVIGALSATAIGVIGYRFIHTLNRVGTWVMGSALLAGFIMMFAQELPGDFFSRGAFNLSGFVATISLGIIWQISFSPYTSDYSRYLPREVGIAKPFWATYLGATLGTILCFSFGAVAVLCVPEGTDAMVAVKQATGWLGPVLMVLFLLNIISHNALNLYGAVLSIVTAIQTFAAHWTPSIRLRVVLAGVILVGCALVALNASADFIGQFIGLILALLLVLVPWASINLVDFYLIKRGEYDIASIFRADGGIYGRFNHHAIIAYACGILVQLPFANTSLYVGPYSNIVEGADLSWLFGLLVTVPLYYCLATRAQPEKAGRVFGIRS
- a CDS encoding flavin reductase family protein, which gives rise to MIDATVYKHVLGSFPSGVTVITTLDDDGSIVGLTASAFSSLSMDPPLVLFCPNYSSDSYPVLMKNKRFAIHLLSGEQQAEAYAFAKKGKDKAVGIEWTLSELGNPILAGATAVIECELWREYEGGDHAIMVGKVHNLIVPQEAPRPMVYCRGKMASLPAFA